The genomic stretch GCGAAAAGCCAACAATAAATacttccttctgaaaaatacttgaATGTACCACCATTTTTAGGACTTCGTGTGGATAAGTTTTTAGTGATATTGCTGAATACAGTCTGCTTTTCTCATAGATAATTATTTGGCTGCTCGGGATTGGCTCATTTCCAACTAGCCTAATTAGTACTTGTTTTATCTACCACAGTTAAAGTTTACTAATGCAAATATGCAGTGTAAGTTCAGGTATATTATGTGGATTTAAAAAACCTTATAGATTTTGATATCTGTAGTAAAATTCTTCCTCTTATTCTCATTGCTCATGGAAGCGCGAAGCAGTCAGCTGTTTTCAGAATCCTCTTTAGTAAATATTACTCATCTCTTACTTCTCAGGCTCATTGCTGCTTTACAGAGCTAGTCTGATTATTACCAGTGGAACGCAGCCACCGTTTGTTAACCAAGTTAACAGCATTTAGGGTTAAAATGTCATTCATAACGCTGTGAAATGAGTACCTTTATCCCAAAATGGTTTTTCTACTTGTCTCTGAGCACGTTCTGCACAAATTAGGCTGAACGATCAGAGCCGTCAGTTTTTAGAGCAACTAAGTTTGGAATGTTTTACAATTCATTTGTGTGATACAAGTTTGGGACGTGAGATCCCAAACGAGACCTTGCACTTCTCAAGGGCAACTCACCCACGGGAACGGTTCTGACTCCTGCAACCCCAGAGCATGTCAGCGTGACGCCCAACGCCAGCAGTCCCTGCGCTTCCGAAGGCTTCGTCGTTTCTTGACAACGCCTTTCAGCTCTGGCTAAAATCGGAGCAGCTTTTTCCAGCCAGGGCAGGCTCTGGCTGGAGAGGGTACCCAAAGTACGGCGGCGACATCAGAAATCCCGACGGCTGGGTCAGGTGCACTGCATGGGCTGGCTGGAAGCAGCCAGATGTGTACGGGGGAGGTGGCGATGCCACAAGGCACCCTGGCTCTGCCCGGGGAAAGGAGAACCTGCGAACTGAGCCGCTGGTCGAACTGGAACTTGTCGCGGTACTCGACTGCCTCGACGGCGTCCTGAAGCTTGTCGAGGCCAGGATCATGGGAAGAGTCTCGGTCTGATAGCTCCGCAGAGAAAACCGTATTGGCTGCGACGGTTGTTTAGGTCTTAAACATGTGCAACAATAAACGGCTACCAGAGAGCCCACGATAATGAAGGCAATAAATATTGATCCAACAATGAGGAATGGAACGTAGATTGGttctgggagaagaaagaataagaaaagccGCACACGTTAGCCCACGGAAGTAACAGGTCTGCTGCGCAGAAACGAACTCCACAGAGTTTATGAAGCCCCACATCGTTTTGGCCCCACTAACACGCTGAGCTGCTCAGAAGACAGAGCTTCCGACTATTACTATTAGAACAAAATCAAAGTTAAACCCTGTATGTACCAGccaaaatttctttctgttgacAGTTTTAACAGCTACCAATGGTAAAGGCTGTCTACGCCGTGTCCCGTTTGCTGGTTGTAGTGAGATTTCGCTCAGGGATCGCACTCCTCTCCACCTCCCTCACCCCCCAAAACTGTCGGGGCTGTCCAGTGTAACCGCTTGAATCTGCAGGCGAAGCTCAAATGCTGCAGATGCTGTTAAGTCGCTTCCACTCGTCAGGTGGAAAATGAGCGCAGAATGTGTGACTCGGGGAACTAGTCTCCGTGTGCGCTGCcggatttcttttgtttgaaaacCTGCTGGCCCCCCGCACGGTGGGGTTGTGTCGGCCGAGCACCGGAGCCCAGACTCACCTCCGGGAAAACCAACGTAAGCTAAACAGACACAGTTAAGTTTGCCGATGCAAACTTTACAAATGCGCCTTCCGCTTAGGATGGATCCAGCTGCTGGGGCCCCTTTGTGACCGTGCGGTTCCGACACCAGGCGCATCCCCGGGCGCCGGCTCTGcctcccgccgcggggccgctCCCGCAGCCGTAACCCGCCGCCCGCGGCCCCGCACACCCGGCGCCTCCTCCCTGTGCGCACCTGGAGCCGCGCCCGCCTCCTGCCCACCCGCCGGGCtgagccgagcccagccggGCCGAGCTtagccgggccgggccggggagccccgcagccgccgcggggggcggccgccggGCTCCGGCCGGGGGGATGCTCCTCGGGGGCCGGCTCCCGCGCGCCCCGGGACCCGCGGGCCGGGCACTCACGGGCGGTGACTCCCGGGTCCGGGGGCTCCCGGTCGTTGGTGCAGCCGCCCTGCTCCAGGCGGGCCTCGGCGGCGGCGCAGCAGTAGCGCAGCGCGCAGGAGCCGCAGCAGATGGTGGCGGCCGCCGTGTCGAAGCCCTCGGGGCACTGGAAGCCCTCGTGGTAGCCGCCCTGCCCGTCCACCCAGCCGTGGCAGTACTCCCCGCCACCGGGctggcccccgccgccgccgcccagcagccccagcaggagGCAGCGCAGCAgcagcgcccgccgccgccccgccatcgccccgccgccgccgccgccgccgccgccgccgccgccccgctccccgcccgccccgccggggcagGCAAGGGGCGGCCCCGGGTGCGGTGCGGGGCCTCCTGCGCCGCgtccggggcgggggggcgggggggacagctgcccccccggcacccccccggccccccgcagCCGCGCCCCCGCGGGGCCGCGCCCGCGCTCACCTGCCGCCCCCGGCCcgtcccccgccgccgccccgctcctcTGCCTCCGGAGCATCGTCCCCGCTCCGGCCCCCGCCTCGCTGtcccccgccccggcgccgGGGGCTGGGCCGGTCCCGCTCCGTCCCTGCGAGCCGCAGGGAGCCGAGCCTGGAGGGAGCGGGCTCTGCGGCCGGAGCAGCGGGTGCTGTTCGGGGGGTTCGTCCTGCCGGCAGCTCGGGCGTTCAGCCTCCGCGCAAAACCGGCCGAGCTGAAACGCGGGCATCTCCCCCTCCGGCACGCCTAGATAGGCCCCTTGCCTCCCCGCGAGCCTGGCGCCCAGAGCAGAAGGGATCCCTGCAAAGGCACTCTGTTCGAGCAGCCCTGCGCTTCCAAGAGTTAACTGCACAAGCACAGCGTAGGATTTATTACTAAGACTCTTTGCTTTTTATCCCATTTCCTTTCCTCGATACTTTTTATGTGCAAAGAAATAGCAGTATATCCCCGGAAGATTTATAGCCTCTTTTAGTCAAACACCAAGCCCGTCacctttattttccaaaggGAGAGGGCGAGTGTGGGGCTGAGGAGGAGGGACACATCTGTTCATATGAGCGTCTGATCCTTTTTCTGCTGGAAGAATAATAGCAAGTCACCAAGCATCAGGAAAACCACAAAGGGAACTGCTTATTCATTTAttctagagaagaaaaaaaaaaatattttaaatgaactgAGCAGATTTGGACTTCTGGTTTAAGCAAAGcaacatttctttaaatgatGTCTCCCCAGTGTGCTATCTAAGAGGCGCTCTGCTTTAACAGTGAAAGTGCTTTCGAAACCAGCATTACATTAAAGTTGGGCTGAACTAAAGAATTCATTTTTATGGCATCTGAAACTTCCTGCCATCATTTACCACTGGGGTATGAATATGTATATCGGAGTCTGACCACTTGTCAAAGATTTTGAATGCCCGTGTCACTAATTTCCAAAGTTGGCAGGTTTAGTGAAACAAAAGGAACAAAGTGTGCTGTGTACCAGCAATAAAACTGTGCGCGGAGAACCATCTATCAAGACCTTAGTCTTCTGGCCAACCCCTAAATACAGTCCACAAGCGcaatatttgtgtttgtttttcttttaactaatctgttctctttttttttttcccctctgaccctttttttttgtgttttgatttctttaagTATAACCAGTACTACAAGATAGGAAAAGcgaattttaaaattatgtaaatgcaaaatgtttttcatggCTTTTTAACAGGTGTAGGTATAGAAATAACAAAATCTGttattaaggaaaagaaaacagattttgaacGTGAAGATGTGATATTCTGtcctcttctgcattttcttttcgAAATAATGATGTGAATTAAACTTGTACCAGCTGTCCTGACTCTGAGTTCCCAGTTTTTATAAGCCaatgttaaatattaatatagTATTGCATTTACTTCGCTGTGGTTTTAGAGCAAACATAGCCTCCatggaatgttttaaaatgtatgacTTTTAAAGGCCTAATCCAGCTTCCAGGAAGGTCAGAAGGAATCTCTTTGTTGACCAGGATGAGGCTTGGAGCAGGAGCTCAGTGAGGTCTGCGCAGTGCATTCAGCTGTCCTCAGGTGCAGAGGCCAGGGGCAACAGATCCATCCTGtcagattttcagaaaagccaCATTTGGTACTAATTGCTAAGTGAATGTGTCACAGGTCATAAAAATGTTGACTTGGTTAATTAGATCACcagcttccaaaaaaaaaagagatctgaaaaaaatcattctgatACAAGGATACAgttggagctgctgcaggaactGCAGAGCTATTCTTCTGGGGTGAaactgggggaggggggctccCAATCCACAGGCATCGGCAAGGTTTTGACCTGGGTTTAATTCTTCCGCATTGCATCACTAGTGCTTGGGTTGTTAAtaaaaagtttggttttgtgcCCCCCTTTAGGCAGAGGCCACTCTCTGCTCCCCTCTTGTGCAATCCGATGGCAGCTGTACAGGGTCTCCATCAAACCGGCGCAATTTCCCTTCCCTTTATTTGAATCCCACATTGCTCCATCCTGCAAGAAAAATCCTGTAAGGGCTTAAGTATTTGCTTGAAAGTGCATATGaggttggtttatttttgtgtggATAAATGGCATTTCACTCACTCGAGTGGATTTATCTCACTTGTGCCAAATAAAAATCAGAGGCAGATTTCAGCACGGCTCTTGCAAACACAGCCAACCTTTAAAGTTTG from Phalacrocorax aristotelis chromosome 4, bGulAri2.1, whole genome shotgun sequence encodes the following:
- the SHISA3 gene encoding protein shisa-3 homolog isoform X1 encodes the protein MAGRRRALLLRCLLLGLLGGGGGGQPGGGEYCHGWVDGQGGYHEGFQCPEGFDTAAATICCGSCALRYCCAAAEARLEQGGCTNDREPPDPGVTAQPIYVPFLIVGSIFIAFIIVGSLVAVYCCTCLRPKQPSQPIRFSLRSYQTETLPMILASTSFRTPSRQSSTATSSSSTSGSVRRFSFPRAEPGCLVASPPPPYTSGCFQPAHAVHLTQPSGFLMSPPYFGYPLQPEPALAGKSCSDFSQS
- the SHISA3 gene encoding protein shisa-3 homolog isoform X2, which codes for MPAFQLGRFCAEAERPSCRQDEPPEQHPLLRPQSPLPPGSAPCGSQGRSGTGPAPGAGAGDSEAGAGAGTMLRRQRSGAAAGDGPGAAEPIYVPFLIVGSIFIAFIIVGSLVAVYCCTCLRPKQPSQPIRFSLRSYQTETLPMILASTSFRTPSRQSSTATSSSSTSGSVRRFSFPRAEPGCLVASPPPPYTSGCFQPAHAVHLTQPSGFLMSPPYFGYPLQPEPALAGKSCSDFSQS